One window of Kosmotoga arenicorallina S304 genomic DNA carries:
- a CDS encoding ComF family protein, whose protein sequence is MAVKLIELAGCFFPNACLSCGNRIAVSEFLCDSCKCLIKGPIPYELSVDGLPVRSYWWYEPPVSDVIRAYKFGKRWRLSKLIAGWLLNLLDQSLPGAGRDYAIISVPTTIQALRERGFDTNSLVLRKLRRMANYRVINAITVAKSVLPQASLTKEERKAAAEGKFSLRIKNLPKKVILFDDVITTGSTIRSCAKLLESAGVEDLKIFSVARTK, encoded by the coding sequence ATGGCTGTGAAACTCATTGAATTAGCAGGTTGTTTTTTCCCAAATGCATGTCTTAGTTGTGGAAATAGAATCGCTGTCAGCGAGTTTTTATGCGATTCATGCAAATGCCTGATAAAGGGTCCCATCCCCTATGAGCTTTCAGTGGATGGCCTTCCAGTTAGAAGCTACTGGTGGTATGAACCACCAGTAAGCGATGTGATAAGAGCCTACAAATTCGGCAAACGCTGGCGTCTTTCAAAACTCATTGCAGGATGGCTATTGAATCTTCTTGACCAAAGCTTGCCAGGTGCAGGCAGAGACTATGCCATCATAAGTGTACCGACTACTATACAAGCACTCAGGGAAAGAGGTTTTGATACTAACAGCCTTGTGCTCCGAAAGCTCCGAAGAATGGCAAATTACAGAGTAATAAATGCTATCACCGTCGCCAAATCAGTGCTTCCTCAAGCTTCACTTACAAAGGAAGAACGAAAAGCTGCTGCGGAAGGGAAATTTTCGCTCAGGATAAAAAACCTGCCCAAAAAAGTTATCCTCTTCGATGATGTTATTACTACGGGCTCAACAATTAGAAGTTGTGCTAAGCTTCTGGAATCAGCGGGTGTTGAAGATTTGAAGATATTTTCAGTTGCGCGCACAAAATAA